A genomic region of Methanosarcina thermophila TM-1 contains the following coding sequences:
- a CDS encoding DUF378 domain-containing protein, protein MAVRNPVDLIALILVIVGGLNWGLVGLLDFNLVDAIFGAGSTLSRIIYILVGLAALYMIYFTVRTDTYQTHEAAVRHD, encoded by the coding sequence ATGGCAGTAAGAAATCCAGTAGACTTAATTGCACTTATACTTGTCATAGTTGGTGGACTAAACTGGGGGCTTGTAGGGCTCTTAGATTTTAACCTTGTAGACGCTATCTTCGGGGCAGGAAGTACTCTCTCGAGGATTATATATATATTAGTCGGACTTGCAGCGCTTTACATGATCTATTTCACTGTTAGAACTGATACGTATCAAACTCATGAGGCCGCTGTTCGCCATGATTAA
- a CDS encoding MBL fold metallo-hydrolase, which yields MRLTLLGTGDAVGTPKIGCYCPACEDARKGGKSQRLRSSILVESGEGKILIDTSPDLRQQFLKQNLSCVDGVIWTHGHYDHYSGFGEFYRVQDKVDVYGIRETLEYIDQYVSFLKPRYHYVKLYEPFELIGLQFTFFKVNHPPVEVPVGVIILEGDKKVVITGDTNSEIPEASLKLMQDPDLLIADAIVPPHIHIEKHMNSEEAMALAEQLNAKEVVLTHLSHLFRPHNIEALFIPLGYDGQVFEL from the coding sequence ATGAGGTTAACACTGCTTGGGACCGGTGATGCCGTCGGTACTCCTAAAATCGGATGTTATTGCCCTGCCTGTGAAGATGCTCGAAAGGGGGGAAAGAGCCAGCGTCTTCGTTCCTCCATCCTTGTGGAATCCGGGGAGGGTAAAATCCTTATTGACACAAGCCCTGATCTCAGGCAGCAGTTCCTCAAGCAAAATCTTTCCTGTGTAGATGGAGTTATCTGGACGCACGGGCATTACGACCACTATTCTGGGTTCGGCGAGTTCTACAGGGTTCAAGATAAGGTTGATGTCTATGGAATTCGTGAAACTCTCGAATACATAGATCAGTATGTCTCCTTTCTTAAACCAAGGTATCACTACGTAAAGCTTTATGAGCCGTTCGAGCTAATAGGGCTGCAATTTACTTTTTTTAAGGTAAATCATCCCCCAGTGGAGGTTCCTGTTGGGGTTATAATCCTCGAAGGCGACAAAAAAGTAGTCATTACGGGAGATACAAACTCGGAGATTCCCGAAGCCAGCCTGAAGTTAATGCAAGATCCAGACCTTCTTATTGCCGATGCTATAGTTCCGCCCCATATTCATATAGAAAAGCACATGAATTCAGAAGAAGCTATGGCACTTGCAGAGCAGCTCAATGCAAAAGAAGTGGTCTTGACCCATCTCAGTCATCTGTTTCGTCCTCATAATATTGAAGCGTTGTTCATACCCCTTGGATACGATGGGCAGGTTTTTGAACTCTAA
- a CDS encoding transcriptional regulator, whose amino-acid sequence MRTTCEVMVQKVLPAIRAELSRTMIFEYGCTQQDVADILELSRAAVSQYVSEKRGAEVGFSEETQSEIRKFASVLLSRGLSSQEKAKGMCEICSFVQKSGWLYRNAPEAKPCIICEDMDPK is encoded by the coding sequence ATGAGAACAACATGCGAAGTTATGGTACAGAAAGTCTTGCCTGCAATTCGAGCAGAGCTCTCCAGAACAATGATTTTTGAGTATGGATGCACGCAGCAGGATGTAGCGGATATCCTGGAACTCTCAAGGGCTGCAGTATCCCAGTACGTTAGTGAGAAACGCGGTGCTGAAGTTGGTTTTTCCGAGGAGACCCAGAGTGAAATCCGGAAGTTTGCATCAGTGCTTCTGAGTCGAGGTCTATCCTCTCAGGAGAAAGCAAAAGGCATGTGTGAAATTTGCAGTTTTGTTCAGAAATCAGGCTGGCTATACAGGAACGCTCCCGAAGCTAAACCCTGTATCATATGCGAGGATATGGATCCAAAGTGA
- a CDS encoding DUF169 domain-containing protein — translation MDVGEVNKYGQEMVECLKLTTSPVAVKLIPKGGEIPEGITRVDEAMRHCQLVDRVRRTGAEFYTLVEDQMCKGGAGAMGLGEMPPKVASGEFYFRGLKQFSTQGAARRTLEMVSKLPANSTEAILYSPLENTSFTPDVVVVICTPRQVMLLTQAMMYKTGGRIESSFAGKQSLCSDGVVKVYKEGKIGVTVGCSGSRNYTKIADEEMIMGIPVELLADVASGLKAICPR, via the coding sequence ATGGATGTAGGAGAGGTAAACAAATATGGACAGGAGATGGTAGAGTGCCTGAAACTCACAACTTCCCCGGTTGCAGTAAAACTGATTCCTAAAGGAGGAGAAATCCCGGAAGGGATTACCAGAGTAGATGAAGCTATGAGACACTGCCAGCTGGTTGACAGGGTAAGAAGGACCGGCGCGGAATTCTATACCCTGGTCGAAGACCAGATGTGTAAAGGCGGAGCCGGCGCAATGGGTCTTGGGGAAATGCCCCCCAAAGTCGCAAGTGGAGAATTCTATTTTAGAGGGCTTAAGCAATTCAGCACACAGGGTGCGGCAAGGCGTACCCTTGAGATGGTTTCCAAACTCCCCGCAAACTCAACAGAAGCTATCCTGTATTCCCCCCTGGAAAACACTTCATTTACTCCGGATGTAGTTGTGGTTATCTGCACCCCCAGACAGGTTATGCTGCTTACGCAGGCTATGATGTATAAAACAGGTGGCAGAATTGAATCCAGCTTTGCAGGGAAACAAAGCCTGTGCTCGGACGGGGTTGTAAAAGTATACAAAGAAGGCAAAATAGGAGTCACAGTCGGTTGCAGTGGAAGCAGAAACTATACCAAAATCGCAGATGAAGAAATGATTATGGGAATCCCGGTCGAACTCCTGGCTGATGTTGCCTCAGGCCTCAAAGCAATCTGCCCCAGGTAA
- a CDS encoding ATP-binding protein, translating into MSGTILDIVELLLTAEIYKRYPELDVNDLPKNIRKNYWNSAEKTVPKPIRATFLQIEKLYGIQDIEKFVRNVPFINIDKSHFELNLSAFELAAEWFEKQEGSLERIENNPVLAYYFGEIRKVEAANYAHAKAKIRPKEVDREWIESLVAEIRKEDKGEEMLRLVVIIAPEDVKQKIRDLVLTEEQKNEVEKIMKAIQHREYLREIGLHDIGKLLFVGPPGTGKTSVARALSERLSIPFVEVKLSMITDQYLGETAKNIDRVFLLAKKLNPCILFIDELDFVAKARTSDENAAIKRAVNTLLKAIDEISLVEHGVLLIAATNHPRMLDSAAWRRFDEIVHFPLPDFDMRKNILDIVTQHIEGDFNTEEIAELTEGYSGSDLRMVIREAVLSALLEERKVLTQEDLLAAVRSFDERSDLKSEEYDRKK; encoded by the coding sequence ATGTCAGGCACTATATTAGATATAGTAGAACTACTGCTGACTGCAGAGATCTATAAACGCTACCCAGAACTGGATGTAAACGATCTTCCAAAAAACATTCGAAAAAATTACTGGAATAGCGCAGAAAAAACAGTTCCCAAACCCATTAGAGCCACGTTTTTACAAATTGAAAAACTGTATGGAATTCAGGATATCGAAAAATTTGTAAGAAATGTTCCCTTCATAAATATTGATAAGTCTCATTTTGAACTTAATCTCAGTGCTTTTGAACTTGCTGCTGAATGGTTTGAAAAGCAGGAAGGTTCCTTGGAGCGGATTGAAAATAACCCTGTCCTGGCTTATTACTTTGGAGAAATAAGAAAGGTTGAGGCTGCAAACTACGCACATGCAAAGGCAAAAATAAGACCCAAGGAAGTTGACAGGGAATGGATAGAGTCTCTGGTAGCAGAGATCAGGAAAGAGGACAAAGGCGAAGAGATGCTTAGACTCGTGGTCATTATTGCCCCTGAAGATGTGAAGCAAAAAATCCGCGACCTTGTACTTACCGAAGAACAGAAAAATGAAGTCGAAAAAATCATGAAAGCCATTCAGCATAGGGAATACTTGCGGGAAATCGGGCTTCATGATATCGGAAAACTTCTGTTTGTTGGTCCTCCCGGTACTGGAAAGACCTCGGTTGCCCGCGCGCTCTCTGAGCGGCTCTCAATCCCGTTTGTTGAGGTCAAGCTCTCCATGATAACAGACCAGTATCTTGGTGAGACTGCAAAGAACATTGATAGAGTCTTTCTGCTTGCAAAGAAACTGAATCCCTGTATTCTTTTCATAGATGAGCTGGATTTCGTAGCAAAGGCAAGGACTTCGGATGAAAATGCTGCCATCAAGCGAGCAGTCAACACTCTCCTTAAAGCCATAGACGAGATTAGCCTTGTAGAGCATGGGGTTCTTCTTATTGCTGCAACCAATCACCCCCGCATGCTTGACAGTGCGGCATGGAGGCGCTTTGATGAGATCGTGCATTTCCCTCTTCCTGATTTTGATATGCGTAAGAATATTCTGGATATTGTGACCCAGCACATTGAAGGGGATTTCAATACAGAGGAAATTGCTGAATTAACTGAAGGCTATTCGGGTTCGGACCTGCGTATGGTTATAAGAGAAGCTGTCCTGAGTGCTCTTCTTGAGGAACGTAAAGTACTTACCCAGGAGGATCTGCTGGCAGCTGTAAGATCCTTTGATGAGAGGTCTGATCTCAAATCTGAAGAGTATGATAGGAAGAAGTAA
- the purC gene encoding phosphoribosylaminoimidazolesuccinocarboxamide synthase, which translates to MIREQLYSGKAKTIYKTDDPDTLIVEFRNSLTAFNGEKRGEIEKKGYYNAQISKKLFEMLEAEGIKTHFVKMLSDVDMLVKKVDIIKIEVIVRNIAAGSITKRYPLKEGTVFKSPVLVFDFKSDEYGDPMLNDDIALALELATKEELATLRKLALRINELLVPYLDERGIVLPDFKLEFGRRDGEIILADEISCDTCRFWDKSTGQSMDKDVFRFDKGDISKAYEEVARRIVPEIFK; encoded by the coding sequence ATGATAAGAGAACAGCTCTATTCAGGGAAAGCAAAAACTATATACAAGACGGACGATCCAGACACCCTTATTGTTGAATTCCGAAACAGTCTGACTGCATTTAACGGAGAGAAAAGAGGGGAAATTGAAAAGAAAGGGTATTACAACGCCCAGATCTCAAAGAAACTTTTTGAGATGCTTGAAGCAGAGGGAATAAAGACTCACTTTGTCAAAATGCTTTCTGATGTCGATATGCTTGTGAAGAAAGTCGATATCATAAAAATTGAGGTCATTGTCAGGAATATTGCCGCAGGCTCAATTACAAAAAGATACCCCTTAAAAGAAGGTACTGTTTTCAAGTCACCAGTACTTGTTTTTGACTTCAAGAGCGATGAATATGGGGACCCTATGCTGAATGATGACATTGCTTTAGCGCTTGAGCTGGCGACAAAGGAAGAACTTGCCACACTCCGAAAACTCGCTCTTAGAATCAATGAACTGCTTGTGCCCTATCTGGACGAGAGAGGTATTGTACTTCCGGACTTCAAGCTGGAATTTGGAAGAAGAGACGGAGAAATTATTCTTGCAGACGAAATTTCTTGCGATACCTGTCGGTTCTGGGACAAGAGCACCGGACAGTCAATGGATAAGGATGTCTTCAGGTTTGACAAAGGGGACATTTCCAAAGCCTACGAAGAAGTTGCGCGGCGTATAGTACCCGAGATCTTCAAATAA
- a CDS encoding pyrimidine dimer DNA glycosylase/endonuclease V, whose translation MRIWDVPPERLCRNHLLGEHRELHALWSIIINNKKGYAHHPETMRWRGKLKALYLRHEALVEEMTKRGYKHHTPLDPAFATGEAVQDELVDSYKEQIRLLKERGCDCRV comes from the coding sequence ATGAGGATCTGGGATGTACCCCCTGAGAGATTATGCAGAAATCACCTGCTTGGGGAACACCGTGAGCTCCATGCTTTATGGTCAATAATTATCAATAACAAGAAGGGTTATGCACATCATCCTGAAACCATGCGCTGGCGGGGAAAACTCAAAGCTCTGTACCTGAGGCATGAAGCCCTGGTTGAGGAAATGACAAAACGCGGTTATAAGCACCACACTCCTCTCGACCCTGCCTTTGCGACAGGAGAAGCAGTTCAGGACGAGCTTGTGGATTCTTATAAAGAACAGATCCGGCTCCTAAAGGAAAGAGGGTGTGATTGCAGGGTTTGA
- a CDS encoding Nre family DNA repair protein: MNDTLCVKCKGKGLCGRPRCPILEKFKSLQSISPVISGNSVFGASPPAIFVGSYGYPRVSAGPLIPPLAKESEASIFEEPSAWANMQIEDIISLRSRMIRANTNFHVKKALEQENTLLVKAQELALSRKPVDTEAWFFKAPKQELKFDAVLTPMGPSGLVKNFEIAENPNVPKKVDYLVYDTDALAKDAVLELYKGNIPVEHITRLLSIGLLGRARKIVPTRWSITAVDDMAGKEFANRIKDFPWISEIQLFSETHFGNRFEVLILPRAYSFELIEIWLPKTVWSGESSWIAEDSEGYDGKKGYSPLAGGYYAARLPVLEYLKKIKRQASVFVLREITPDYWAPLGVWVVREGMRKALQNPPKKFDSLEAAVSDLAGRVSTPKAEWIQQAKLLSDFRFQTTLDFFFKG; this comes from the coding sequence GTGAATGATACACTCTGTGTTAAATGTAAAGGAAAAGGACTTTGTGGGCGTCCCCGCTGCCCAATTCTTGAAAAGTTTAAATCTCTACAATCGATTTCTCCTGTAATTTCAGGAAACTCGGTTTTTGGAGCATCTCCCCCAGCTATTTTTGTTGGAAGCTATGGCTACCCCAGGGTATCGGCAGGTCCGCTCATTCCCCCTCTGGCAAAGGAGAGTGAAGCCTCTATTTTTGAAGAACCTTCAGCCTGGGCAAACATGCAGATTGAAGACATTATTTCTCTTCGTTCCCGCATGATCAGGGCAAACACAAACTTCCACGTAAAAAAAGCTCTAGAACAAGAAAACACTCTCCTTGTAAAGGCTCAGGAACTTGCCCTTTCCAGAAAGCCCGTGGATACCGAAGCCTGGTTTTTCAAAGCCCCTAAGCAGGAACTCAAATTCGATGCAGTGCTCACACCCATGGGACCCTCAGGGCTTGTAAAAAACTTTGAGATTGCCGAGAATCCAAATGTTCCTAAAAAAGTTGATTATCTTGTCTACGACACTGATGCGCTGGCAAAAGATGCTGTGCTTGAACTCTATAAAGGAAATATCCCAGTTGAACATATCACGCGCTTGCTCTCCATTGGTCTGCTCGGAAGAGCACGAAAAATCGTGCCAACCCGCTGGTCAATCACAGCTGTTGATGATATGGCTGGAAAGGAATTTGCAAATCGTATAAAGGATTTTCCCTGGATTTCAGAAATCCAGCTTTTTAGCGAGACTCATTTCGGAAATCGTTTTGAAGTCCTTATTCTCCCACGAGCTTATTCCTTTGAGCTCATTGAAATCTGGCTCCCAAAAACAGTCTGGTCTGGAGAGTCAAGCTGGATTGCGGAAGATAGTGAAGGTTATGACGGTAAGAAAGGATATTCTCCCCTTGCTGGGGGTTATTATGCTGCAAGACTGCCTGTACTTGAATACCTTAAGAAAATTAAAAGGCAGGCTTCGGTCTTCGTACTCAGAGAAATAACTCCGGACTACTGGGCTCCCCTGGGTGTATGGGTTGTCAGGGAAGGCATGAGAAAGGCTCTCCAGAATCCTCCAAAGAAGTTCGATTCTCTCGAAGCCGCAGTTTCAGATCTTGCGGGCAGAGTAAGCACACCAAAAGCCGAATGGATACAGCAGGCAAAGCTGCTCTCAGATTTCCGTTTTCAAACCACTCTCGATTTCTTTTTTAAAGGGTAA